The uncultured Carboxylicivirga sp. genomic interval GTTGACCAATTATCTCTTTAATAACAGGTGGATGCAAAGCAATAAATATGACATTCTGAGTAAAAATATCAATAAGTGATTCAGCTATTTCGATATCTGGAAAAGATATCTTTAAGTTACTTAACACATCAGCATCCGTATCAAATACCTTTATAGAAGTAAACTTTACATTCGTATTTTTAAATCCTTGCAAAAAAACTTTTGTAATCCGTCCTCCTCCTATAAAACCTATTGATTGAGTTTCCATAATAAATGATTTAGTTGAACATTTGCAATCTGAGAATAAATAGAAATAAAATTTTAGGAGCTTCCTCCTAATAAGTTACAATAAAAAAAATGATGCGATTAAACTTTCAATCTGTATAATTTACCAATATTTTAACTAAAAAGCATTTTAAGTGAATATTTTACAAAACTTCCATATAACATTTTCAGAACTATCTCCAATTTAACAATGATATAGTCTCTTATTTTCTCAACAAATACATCATTCCTGAATCTGCCCTACTAGTTAACAATACATTTATGTTTATATCACTCTTTTATTCAAAAAACACTCATCTAAATCAGACAAAAAAGTCTCTCTTTTTTTCATTCGTTTTTATTACTCATTTTTTCTTTTTTAAGCCATCCTGACCTATTTTAAAGCAAGTTCTGATTATCTTCAAGCATTGATATCAAAAACACCTGTTATGAGCAATAAAAAAATTACCATTTGTGCTTGTTCATCCCGATCTTTTGTAAATAAAGAAAAGGTTGCTCAGTTAGCTACAGAGCTTCAAAAAAATGGTAATGAAGTAAGCATAATAGCCGACCTGTGCGAACTGGTACAGAAGAAATCGCCGGAAGTTGAAGACATTGCTAACACACATATTATAGCCTGTTATCCACGCGCCATTCAATCACAAATGGATTGGTTAAATCTACAAGCTGAGCATATTTATGATATCCGTAACAATGAGGTAGCTGATATTCTGGCTGAATTCAATATTTCTTCTGATATTGAAGATCAACCAATCGATTCAGACATACTAAATGATGTCAATCATTTAGCTGATAATAATGGAACGGATGCCTGGTATCCGGTGCTTGATAAAACCAGATGTACCAACTGCGGAAAGTGTCACGACTTTTGTCTTTTTGGTGTTTATACTATAGAAAATAAAGAAGTAAAAGTTATTCATCCCGAAAATTGCAAGAACAATTGTCCGGCCTGTGCGCGTATTTGTCCATCCAGCGCAATTATTTTTCCGAAATACGAAAAATCACCCATCAACGGAGGAACAGAATTGGAAGAAGTGTTTTCAAAAGATGATATGGAAGAAGCTTATCAAAAACGATTAGAATATAGATTAAAGCAAAATCGAAATCGCTTTTCATTGCTTAAAAAAGATAATTCAAAATCGACTACTCCAATCAATCTGGGGTTAGACCTAAAAAAAGAATAAACAGCCTCAAAAGATCAACAAAAGAAATGAAGTTTACAGATTATACAGCCACCTTAAAAACCTTTATGCGAATTCCATTGGAATGCTCGCCCCGTATTCTGTGGAAGTTGGCATACAATTTTGGATGGAGAAATCTGGTGAACATGAGCCGTTTTGAAAAACGACAAGCCAAAGGGAAACCATTTTTCCCGGCATTTGTAATGATTTCTGTTACCGAAACTTGCAATCTGTCGTGCAGTGGTTGTTGGGTGACTCCGGGTGGAAAGAAATCTCTTTCATTGGAACAATTAGACGGTATCATCACCGAAAGCAAGAAAAAAGGTTCCTATTTCTTCGGGATTTTGGGAGGTGAACCTCTGTTATACAAAGGCTTGTTTTCGATTTTCGAAAAACATTCCGATTGCTATTTTCAGTTGTTTACCAATGGCATGATGCTTACCGAAGAAGTGGCTTTTAAAATGAAGAAACTGGGAAACATCACTCCATTAATCAGTATTGAAGGCCTGGAAGACGAAAGTGAACAACGTCGTGGTAAATCAGATGTATTCAACAAATCACTAGCCGGGGTCAGAGCTTGTAAAAAGGCTAAATTGTTCTTTGGGGCAGCAGCTAGTATTTGTAAAGGCAATTTCAACGATTTGGTTAATCGCGCGTACATCGATCGATTAGCAAAAGAAGGCGTACATTACCTTTGGTACTACATCTACCGACCGGTAGGTAATAATCCCAATCCCTTCAATGCCTTAAATGAAGAAGAAATAAAAAACTTGCGCAGGTTTATTGTTGAGCAACGCAAAAATGCACCCCTTTTGGTTATTGAAACTTATTGGGATGATAAGGGGAAAGCCCTTTGTCCTGCAGCTACCGGAATGAGCCATCATATCTCTCCCGGAGGAGCGGTTGAATTTTGTCCTCCTCTTCAAATGGCAAAAGAGTTTATCAATGAAGATGCATCGAATCTGACCGAACTTTTTGAACAGTCAGCCTTTCTGGCTGATTTACGTAAAATGACTGCTTCAGCATCTCGAGGATGTATTCTACTGGAAGATCCGGCTAAATTGGTTGAGTTCCTTGAAAAACATGAAGCTTTGGATACCACAACCCGTAACACTGTTTTGCAGGAGTATAAAAATATGAGTCAGGTGGCAGGCCATGACATGAAAGAGAATGCGATACCTGAGGAAAATGTTTTTTATAAAACGATGAAAAAGAAATATTTTTTTGGATTTGGCGCTTATGGGTAAAATCACAAAAAACATAGAATCGAAAAAGACAAAATACGAGGTTCCTGAAACTGCAGAGCATCGTACTGAATTAAGAGATGGCATTGGTAGTTTTGTCAAAAGCAAAGCTCTGCAGCCTCCTTTATCTATGAATCGATTATCGGAACTGGCAACAGAATTTGTCCAAAACAATCACCTCAATGAAGAGCTGAGTGAATGGATTATGGTGGAAATAAATAATCATTTATGGTTCGACACTGTAGCCAGCATTCCATACGAAAAACGCATTCTGTTGCTGCCTGTTTGTCTTCGTAATTCAGGAAAATGTAAGGCTGATATTGATGAACTGGGATTGCTTTGCAACCTATGTAACACATGTAATATTCCGAATATTCAAACACGCGCCGAAGAATTAGGTATGATGAGTTTGGTGGCAGAAGGATTTACTTCGGTTATTGGTCTGGTTAAAAGTGGTGTTGCCGAAGCTGTTATTGGCATAAGTTGTTTAGATTCTCTGGAAAAAGCATTTCCTCTGCTAATTAATAATGCTGTTCCGGGCTTGGCTATTCCATTAAATAAAGCCGGTTGTAAAGACACTACCGTTGATTTAGATTATGTGGAACGATTAATGAGTCTGAAATCGGAAAAAGAAAGTCATCTTTTGGATTACGATCAATTGAAAAGCACCCTTCAACAATGGTTCTCCAAAGAAAATTTAGCCCGACTTTTATCTCCGTTACATGATCCTACCTCACTTATTATGCGGGAATGGATGTCGAACGATGGAAAACGCTGGCGACCTTATTTACTGGCTTCAAGCTATTTGGCTATAACAGGTAAGAAAGATATTCCTGAAGAACTTCAGTTGGCTGCCATAGCCATTGAATGCTTTCATAAAGCCTCGTTGGTTCACGATGATATTCAGGACGAAGACGATCTGAGATATAATAAAGAAACGGTGAATGCGGCTCACGGTGTTCCCATGGCTATCAATGTGGGCGACATGTACCTGGGCGAAGGCTATCGTTTGCTCACTCAATGTGGAAAAATTGAGTTATTGAAAGTTGCCAGTGAAGCTCATATTGCCTTGTGCAAAGGTCAAGGTATGGAACTGGAATGGTGTAAACAACCACGACGAATCTCCATGGAGTTTGTGCTGGATATTTTTATGCACAAAACAGTTCCTGCTTTTGATGTTTCGTTGGCTATGGGTGTGATATGTGCCAATGATGACGCACGATTACGCAAGCAATTGAACGATTACTCCAAAGCCTTGGGTATTGCCTATCAGTTACAGGATGATATCGAAGATTTTGAAACAGATACGCCTTTAAGTACTCGACCATCAGCAATTTTAGCTGCCATATGTGAGGCTCAACCCGATGATGAATTCATCAACACGATGCTGTATTCAACCGATTTAAAATCATTCCTGAATCAGGCTGAAAATAAAGCTTTTCTAAACCAAGCCATCAAAACAGTTAATGGTATGGTGGAAGAATATAGAGGACAAGCCTTACAGGCTGTGGAAGAAATCAAAAATGTAGAATTGAAACGATTACTTTTCAGAGTAACGAAAAAGATCTTAAAGTAAGGATGAAGGAAACCATCTCCATAAAAATGCTTAAAACGCTGCAAAAAGCAAAAACTCAACTGTCAGATGAAGCCATTCGACACATAAGTGATTTTGTTCTTTCGCAGATGAATGACGAGCATTGTTTCAAAAACAAAGGTGGTCAACCCGATCTTTACTACACCGCATTTGGCTGGATGTTATGCTTTATTCTCGGCATTAAAACAGATGTGAATAAAATGAGGAAATACCTCGATTCACTTGATATAGAAAAACTGGATTTGATTCATTATGCAGCATTTGTGAGATGTAGCATTTTAGCCGATTTATCTAAAAACGGAAAAATTATAACCTGGCTAGGTTCACTGAAATCAAAAAAAGTAAAAAAATTAACTGATTTTTCCGGAATACCCCATGATAACCCACAATCGCCCTATTCCAAATTCATCTGGCTATCACTGCTTGAAGATACAGGTAACAAGTTGAAGGATAAAGCAACCTTCTTAACGGAACTTGAAGAATATCGATTGCCAGAAGGTGGATATCGAAACTTATCTGAGGGTTTGGGAGCAACCACCAACGCCACTGTTGCTGCATTATCAGTATTGGGGCAATTAAAAGATTATCAAACAAACCGTGATGTTGATTTTCTGAAAAATCTGCAGCAGGCAAATGGTGGATTTCAGGGAGCTTCTGCATCTCCTGTGCCCGATATACTGTCTACAGCTACAGCACTTTTTATGCTTCAATGCTATGGTCAGAAACCAAAATACGATCCTGAAGATTTTTTGGAAGCTCATTGGTTGGATTCGGGCGGATTTTGCCCCACTCTGATTGATGAAACAAGCGATGTAGAATATACTTTTTACGGACTACTGGCTTTAGGAACTTTATAAACCGACAAACACAGAATGACAAACGACAAACAGATACAAGTAATGATAGAAACCTTGCAGCAGAAGTTGGCTGCAAACCGCGTTTCGGATGATGGAACCTGGAGAAGCACGCTTTCTTCCAGTGCCATTTCCACGTCAGTATCTGTTTTTGTATTATATATGGCTGATGCTGAAAAGCACAAAGCCACCATTGAAAAAGGTCAGGAATGGTTGTATCAAACTATGCTGCCAGACGGGACCTGGGGCGATAGTCCTGAGAGTCCGGCCAACATGACAGCAACATTATTGTCGTATGCGGCCTTATTTGCAACCGGTAAACCATCATCCAAAACCAAAGACTATATCGATCAAACTCTTGGCGGATCAAGCGATGATGAAATTATTAACGGAGTTCTAAAATACTATGGAAAGGATTTGACCTTTTCTGCTCCCATTCTGATTATGTGCGCCTTAGCCGCTGTGATTAAGGAATGGAATAAGATACCTCAATTGCCTTTTGAATTGGCTATCCTGCCACAAAGTGTTTTTCGCTTTTTGCAGCTTCCGGTGGTGAGTTATGCCATCCCGGCATTAATTGCCGTTGGTATCCTTCGCCATAAAATGGGACGAAAGAATATTCTTTCACCGGTTCGCGATTTGTTTATCCCAAAATCAATGAAGGTACTCCAGCGTCATCAACCCGAGAATGGCGGATTTTTGGAAGCTGCACCATTGACGGCTTTTGTAACCATGTGTTTGTGCGGAGCCGGATTCAAAGAGCATTCATCAACAAAAAAAGCAGTTGATTTTTTGGTTGATACAGTTCGTAAAGATGGCTCATGGCCCATTGACACGAATCTCGATTCCTGGGCAACGGCTTTAAGTGTGCGAGCATTGGGTAGCGATCAACCCAATAAAGAAAAAGTAGCTGAGCAGATCAAAAAACTGGCTTTCCAATATAAACATCCATTCACAGGTGCGAAACCTGGAGGCTGGGGATGGACCAATCGCCCCGGAGCAGTTCCTGACGCCGATGATACCGCCGGTGCTTTGGTTGCCTTGCATATTCTTTTAGAAGGAAAACCATGTATGGAAATTGAGAATGGAATCAATTGGCTGCTTAAATTGCAAAATAGTGATGGCGGTATTCCTACTTTCTGCAAAGGTTGGGGAAAACTGCCGTTTGATGCCAGCAGTCCTGATATTACAGCTCATTCCATCCAGGCAATGCACTTATGGTACGATGTTCTTCCTGCTGAACTTCAGCAAAAATGCAACAAGAGTATTGATAGAATGCTAAAGTGGATGCAATCCATACAATCTAAGGAGGGTGAATTAGTTCCACTTTGGTTTGGTGATCAGAATTCACCTGATGAATCAGCACCGGTTTTTGGAACTGCATTAGCCGTTGAATACCTTGCCGAAATTGATAATAAAGTTGCAAAAGCATTAGTGGAGAAAGGAAGAAACTACCTCATTTCTGCTCAAAACAAAGATGGCGGATGGGGAGGTGCAAAAGATGTTCCTTCAAAAGTAACTATGACAGCGCGCGCGTTAAGTGCACTAGCTTCACTTGGCTACTATAATCATGAAAAAACACAAGCTGGAATTACGTATCTTGTAAATAAACACAATGCCGGAGAATTGTTTCAAAAAGAGCCGATTGGCCTTTATTTCTCACGACTCTGGTATTCCGAAGAAATGTACAACATCACTTTTGTATTAAATGCAATGAACAAACTAAAACTTATCAGATGATAACCATGAAACGCATTCTAATTTTTATCGCAGCGTTGGCGCCGATGTTTGTATCGGCTCAAACCAACATCCAATGGAGAGGAACCGATCGTTCAGGTATTTACCACGAAAAAGGTTTACTAAAACAATGGCCTGAAAATGGTCCTGAATTGAAATGGAGTTACGAAGGCCTTGGTGAAGGTCACTCTTCAGTTGCTATAGCTGATGACAAAATTTACCTGACCGGACTCCAGGGTGAAGCCGGATTCTTGTATGTATTCGACCTTAACGGCAAGCTTCTTCAACAAAAAGAATACGGTAAAGAATGGTCGCAAAGCTACAATGGACCGCGAGGAACCGTAACCATCGACGATTCTAAAATCTATTTAATTTCTGGTTTTGGAGTTATTTATTGTTTAGATCAAAAAACACTGGATCTTATCTGGAAGAAAGATTTTCTAAGTGAATTTGGTGCCAGCAATATCACCTGGGGAATCAACGAAGCTCCTTTGGTAGTTGATAATATGGTATTTGTTACACCTGGTGGATCTGAAAATAACCTGGTTGCTTTGAATAAAAAAACAGGTAAATTAATCTGGTCTTGTGCAGGCGAAGGGGATGTTTCTGCTTATTGTTCTCCTTTGTATATCGAAGATCAAGACGTTCCTCAAGTTGTAACGATCACTGCTAGTCATGTTATTAGTGCCGATGCCAAAACAGGTAAAAAACTTTGGTCTGTTGAAAAAACAAATCGCTGGTCGGTACATGCCAATACTCCTGTTTATTCTGATGGTATGCTTCTTTGCACTAGTGGTTACGGAGGCGGTTCTTTCATGTTAAAATTGAAAAATGGAGGCCGTGAAGTTGAGAAAGTTTGGGAATCAACACTACTTGACAACAGAATTGGTGCGATGGTGAAAGTGGGCAACTATGTTTATGGATCGGGTGATAAGAATCGCTACTGGTTCTGTGCCGATTGGAATACAGGTGAAATCAAATTTCAAGAAAAAGGTTATGCTATGGGTAACATCATCGCTAACGATAATCAGCTGATTTGCTATACCGATCGCGGAAACATGCTTTTGGCCAATGCCACTCCTGAGAAGTTTGATGTTGTTAGCAAGTTCGCAATTACCATGGGAACAGCTCAGCACTGGGCTCATCCTGTTTTATACAAAGGAATCATTTATGTTCGCCATGGCAATGCATTAATGGCATATCAGGCAAAATAAATAATAACTTTATTACAAGACTCTGTGAACGAGAAACAGATAATTAAAAGCATTACTACTTTAACAATTCTTGTTTTTACATCAGCAATTGTTGGCTGGCATTTGTACAGCCCTCGACAAGATTTTGAAATCCAGGCACCCGGGGCGGACAACCGCCCTGAGGGTTTGGAACGTAAAGCCGACGATGTAAAAATTGGCGAATTCTTTATGCATTATGCCGATGTGAATTCAACCCTCACCGGCAAATGGACAGCCTTTCGAGGAGCTGCTTCAAGCAACATTGTTGAAACCAAAGAAAAGCTCAACATCAAATCCGAAGATTTTCAAGAATTGTGGAGCATCGAAACTGGAGAAGGTCATGCTGCGCCGGTTATTTACAACGGAAAAGTCTATTTCCTGGATTACAACGAACAGTTGAGTTCTGATGCTTTACGTTGTTTCTCACTCGAAACCGGAGAAGAACTTTGGCGTCGTTGGTATCGAGTTCCAATCAAACGAAACCATGGTTTTTCAAGAACAATACCAGCCATTGGTGATAACTATATAATTTCCATTGGTCCCAACGGACATGTGATGTGTTGTGATCCGCAAAACGGAGACCTGAAATGGACGCTTGACATGCAAAAAGAATATCATTCTGAGATTCCCTTTTGGTACACAGGACAATGTCCTTTGGTTGATGATAAAACTCTGGTTCTGGCTCCTGCAGGCGACAAAGTTTTATTGACCGGATTAAATGTTCAGACTGGTGAAGTTCTATGGACGACTCCCAATACACTCAATTATAAAATGTCGCATTCATCAGTGATGAAGATGAACATCAACAAAGTAGCCACCTATGTATACGCCTGTATTGGAGGTATTTGTGGTATATCAGCAAATAAAACCACCCCCGGACAATTGCTTTGGGAAACCAACGAATGGCAACCTTCAGTAATTGCTCCTTCCCCCGTGCAGGTATCAACCAATCGTTTTTTTATGGTGGCCGGATATGGTTCAGGTGGAGCTTTGTTTCAGGTGAATAATTCAGGTAACGTTAAAGTCTTGGACAGTTACAAGCCTAACAAAGGAATTGCCAGCGAACAGCAAACACCTATCTTTTACAAC includes:
- a CDS encoding PQQ-binding-like beta-propeller repeat protein; this encodes MITMKRILIFIAALAPMFVSAQTNIQWRGTDRSGIYHEKGLLKQWPENGPELKWSYEGLGEGHSSVAIADDKIYLTGLQGEAGFLYVFDLNGKLLQQKEYGKEWSQSYNGPRGTVTIDDSKIYLISGFGVIYCLDQKTLDLIWKKDFLSEFGASNITWGINEAPLVVDNMVFVTPGGSENNLVALNKKTGKLIWSCAGEGDVSAYCSPLYIEDQDVPQVVTITASHVISADAKTGKKLWSVEKTNRWSVHANTPVYSDGMLLCTSGYGGGSFMLKLKNGGREVEKVWESTLLDNRIGAMVKVGNYVYGSGDKNRYWFCADWNTGEIKFQEKGYAMGNIIANDNQLICYTDRGNMLLANATPEKFDVVSKFAITMGTAQHWAHPVLYKGIIYVRHGNALMAYQAK
- a CDS encoding radical SAM protein: MKFTDYTATLKTFMRIPLECSPRILWKLAYNFGWRNLVNMSRFEKRQAKGKPFFPAFVMISVTETCNLSCSGCWVTPGGKKSLSLEQLDGIITESKKKGSYFFGILGGEPLLYKGLFSIFEKHSDCYFQLFTNGMMLTEEVAFKMKKLGNITPLISIEGLEDESEQRRGKSDVFNKSLAGVRACKKAKLFFGAAASICKGNFNDLVNRAYIDRLAKEGVHYLWYYIYRPVGNNPNPFNALNEEEIKNLRRFIVEQRKNAPLLVIETYWDDKGKALCPAATGMSHHISPGGAVEFCPPLQMAKEFINEDASNLTELFEQSAFLADLRKMTASASRGCILLEDPAKLVEFLEKHEALDTTTRNTVLQEYKNMSQVAGHDMKENAIPEENVFYKTMKKKYFFGFGAYG
- a CDS encoding ferredoxin family protein is translated as MSNKKITICACSSRSFVNKEKVAQLATELQKNGNEVSIIADLCELVQKKSPEVEDIANTHIIACYPRAIQSQMDWLNLQAEHIYDIRNNEVADILAEFNISSDIEDQPIDSDILNDVNHLADNNGTDAWYPVLDKTRCTNCGKCHDFCLFGVYTIENKEVKVIHPENCKNNCPACARICPSSAIIFPKYEKSPINGGTELEEVFSKDDMEEAYQKRLEYRLKQNRNRFSLLKKDNSKSTTPINLGLDLKKE
- a CDS encoding polyprenyl synthetase family protein; protein product: MGKITKNIESKKTKYEVPETAEHRTELRDGIGSFVKSKALQPPLSMNRLSELATEFVQNNHLNEELSEWIMVEINNHLWFDTVASIPYEKRILLLPVCLRNSGKCKADIDELGLLCNLCNTCNIPNIQTRAEELGMMSLVAEGFTSVIGLVKSGVAEAVIGISCLDSLEKAFPLLINNAVPGLAIPLNKAGCKDTTVDLDYVERLMSLKSEKESHLLDYDQLKSTLQQWFSKENLARLLSPLHDPTSLIMREWMSNDGKRWRPYLLASSYLAITGKKDIPEELQLAAIAIECFHKASLVHDDIQDEDDLRYNKETVNAAHGVPMAINVGDMYLGEGYRLLTQCGKIELLKVASEAHIALCKGQGMELEWCKQPRRISMEFVLDIFMHKTVPAFDVSLAMGVICANDDARLRKQLNDYSKALGIAYQLQDDIEDFETDTPLSTRPSAILAAICEAQPDDEFINTMLYSTDLKSFLNQAENKAFLNQAIKTVNGMVEEYRGQALQAVEEIKNVELKRLLFRVTKKILK
- a CDS encoding prenyltransferase/squalene oxidase repeat-containing protein; translation: MTNDKQIQVMIETLQQKLAANRVSDDGTWRSTLSSSAISTSVSVFVLYMADAEKHKATIEKGQEWLYQTMLPDGTWGDSPESPANMTATLLSYAALFATGKPSSKTKDYIDQTLGGSSDDEIINGVLKYYGKDLTFSAPILIMCALAAVIKEWNKIPQLPFELAILPQSVFRFLQLPVVSYAIPALIAVGILRHKMGRKNILSPVRDLFIPKSMKVLQRHQPENGGFLEAAPLTAFVTMCLCGAGFKEHSSTKKAVDFLVDTVRKDGSWPIDTNLDSWATALSVRALGSDQPNKEKVAEQIKKLAFQYKHPFTGAKPGGWGWTNRPGAVPDADDTAGALVALHILLEGKPCMEIENGINWLLKLQNSDGGIPTFCKGWGKLPFDASSPDITAHSIQAMHLWYDVLPAELQQKCNKSIDRMLKWMQSIQSKEGELVPLWFGDQNSPDESAPVFGTALAVEYLAEIDNKVAKALVEKGRNYLISAQNKDGGWGGAKDVPSKVTMTARALSALASLGYYNHEKTQAGITYLVNKHNAGELFQKEPIGLYFSRLWYSEEMYNITFVLNAMNKLKLIR
- a CDS encoding PQQ-binding-like beta-propeller repeat protein, with product MNEKQIIKSITTLTILVFTSAIVGWHLYSPRQDFEIQAPGADNRPEGLERKADDVKIGEFFMHYADVNSTLTGKWTAFRGAASSNIVETKEKLNIKSEDFQELWSIETGEGHAAPVIYNGKVYFLDYNEQLSSDALRCFSLETGEELWRRWYRVPIKRNHGFSRTIPAIGDNYIISIGPNGHVMCCDPQNGDLKWTLDMQKEYHSEIPFWYTGQCPLVDDKTLVLAPAGDKVLLTGLNVQTGEVLWTTPNTLNYKMSHSSVMKMNINKVATYVYACIGGICGISANKTTPGQLLWETNEWQPSVIAPSPVQVSTNRFFMVAGYGSGGALFQVNNSGNVKVLDSYKPNKGIASEQQTPIFYNNMLLCVIPKDGGSLRNKMVAFSPNDLHNPLWSSAADERFGLGPYIVIDNKLFALKDDGELYVYEILNQNLTLIKKQRVMDGIDAWGPMAYADGMLVLRDAHTVKCFKIN
- a CDS encoding prenyltransferase/squalene oxidase repeat-containing protein, whose amino-acid sequence is MKETISIKMLKTLQKAKTQLSDEAIRHISDFVLSQMNDEHCFKNKGGQPDLYYTAFGWMLCFILGIKTDVNKMRKYLDSLDIEKLDLIHYAAFVRCSILADLSKNGKIITWLGSLKSKKVKKLTDFSGIPHDNPQSPYSKFIWLSLLEDTGNKLKDKATFLTELEEYRLPEGGYRNLSEGLGATTNATVAALSVLGQLKDYQTNRDVDFLKNLQQANGGFQGASASPVPDILSTATALFMLQCYGQKPKYDPEDFLEAHWLDSGGFCPTLIDETSDVEYTFYGLLALGTL